A genomic region of Deltaproteobacteria bacterium contains the following coding sequences:
- the ilvB gene encoding biosynthetic-type acetolactate synthase large subunit has protein sequence MKLTGAQILIESLLREGVDTVFGYPGGAVLPIYDVLYKAQLRHILVRHEQGAVHMADGYARASGKPGVVIVTSGPGATNTVTGIATAYMDSIPVVVFTGQVPTALIGNDAFQEADIVGITRPCTKHNYLVKDVKDMARIIKEAFHIATTGRPGPVLVDLPKDVLNATAEFKYPEKADVRSYQPTYEGHPGQIKRALDAILSAKRPVIYAGGGVRLSNASRELKTLAEKANIPVTLTLMGLGSFPGTHPLFLGMLGMHGTYTANMSVTNTDCLIAIGSRFDDRVTGKVDEFAPYAKIIHIDIDPTSISKNVRVDVPIVGDVRHVLKNMLKELDNLKQPKVGTDLKSVPRVPEWHEQITRWKETHKLSYKQNAQIKPQYVIEKLYELTKGSAIITTEVGQNQMWAAQFYLYDSPRQFLTSGGLGTMGYGFPAAIGAQAAFPDKTVIDIAGDGSIQMNIQELATAVQYKLPVKVAILNNRFLGMVRQWQEFFYEKRYSYTCMDAAPDFVKLAEAYGAVGLRAEKPEEVVPVIKEALKVNRPVFMDFQVDREEDVYPMVPAGQPLNKMLLV, from the coding sequence GTGAAACTCACAGGCGCGCAGATATTGATTGAGTCTTTGTTAAGGGAAGGGGTAGATACTGTTTTCGGCTATCCTGGGGGTGCGGTTTTGCCTATATATGATGTGTTGTATAAGGCTCAATTAAGGCATATACTTGTCCGCCACGAGCAGGGCGCTGTCCACATGGCAGACGGCTATGCAAGGGCATCAGGAAAACCGGGTGTGGTGATTGTTACATCGGGTCCTGGCGCTACCAATACTGTTACAGGCATTGCAACCGCATATATGGACTCAATACCTGTTGTAGTCTTTACAGGTCAGGTGCCTACAGCGCTTATAGGCAATGATGCGTTTCAGGAGGCGGATATTGTCGGTATAACAAGACCATGCACAAAACACAATTATCTTGTTAAAGATGTTAAAGATATGGCGAGGATTATAAAAGAGGCATTCCATATAGCGACAACAGGCAGACCGGGTCCTGTGCTTGTTGATCTGCCGAAAGATGTGCTGAATGCAACCGCTGAATTCAAATATCCTGAAAAGGCTGATGTGAGAAGTTATCAGCCCACATATGAAGGGCATCCCGGGCAAATCAAAAGGGCGCTCGATGCAATACTTTCTGCAAAAAGGCCCGTGATTTATGCTGGTGGCGGCGTTCGTTTGTCAAATGCGTCGAGAGAATTAAAGACACTGGCTGAGAAAGCGAATATCCCTGTAACTCTTACGCTTATGGGACTCGGCAGTTTTCCGGGGACACATCCGCTCTTTCTCGGCATGTTAGGCATGCACGGCACATATACTGCAAATATGTCTGTAACAAATACAGACTGCCTAATTGCAATCGGCTCAAGGTTTGATGACAGGGTTACAGGAAAGGTAGATGAGTTTGCCCCTTATGCAAAAATCATACACATTGACATAGACCCTACATCCATAAGCAAAAATGTCCGTGTTGATGTGCCGATTGTCGGTGATGTTCGTCATGTTTTGAAGAATATGCTGAAAGAATTGGATAATTTAAAGCAGCCTAAGGTGGGGACAGATTTAAAATCTGTCCCCAGAGTTCCAGAATGGCATGAGCAAATCACAAGGTGGAAAGAGACGCATAAACTTTCATATAAACAAAATGCTCAAATCAAACCGCAGTATGTCATAGAAAAACTCTATGAACTTACAAAGGGCAGCGCGATTATCACAACAGAGGTCGGGCAGAATCAGATGTGGGCAGCGCAATTTTATCTTTATGACAGCCCGCGCCAGTTTTTGACATCAGGCGGACTTGGCACAATGGGTTATGGATTTCCTGCTGCGATAGGCGCGCAGGCTGCGTTTCCTGACAAGACAGTAATTGACATTGCAGGGGATGGAAGCATTCAGATGAACATACAGGAACTTGCCACAGCAGTTCAATATAAACTGCCTGTTAAGGTTGCGATACTCAATAACAGATTTTTAGGCATGGTGCGACAGTGGCAGGAATTTTTCTATGAAAAGAGATATTCCTATACATGTATGGATGCCGCTCCTGATTTTGTAAAACTTGCAGAGGCTTATGGCGCAGTCGGGCTTCGGGCAGAAAAGCCTGAAGAGGTTGTGCCTGTTATAAAAGAGGCGCTTAAAGTCAATAGACCTGTGTTTATGGATTTTCAGGTGGACAGGGAAGAGGATGTGTATCCAATGGTGCCGGCAGGACAGCCTTTGAATAAGATGCTTTTGGTATAA
- a CDS encoding HEPN domain-containing protein, with amino-acid sequence MRTQEQNWWLESSKDDWRAFEVLKSSGNYSLAVFHLQQSAEKALKALCLKHGRPGYTHSCLDLLKKIIGIGVKVDEAVIGSTKRLDPHYILSRYPNGVGGIPRDYYDLKLVEEMEKCSKIIMNFVELNL; translated from the coding sequence ATGCGAACTCAGGAACAAAATTGGTGGCTGGAATCAAGTAAAGATGATTGGAGGGCGTTTGAGGTGCTTAAATCCAGCGGCAACTATTCTCTGGCTGTTTTTCATCTTCAACAATCCGCTGAAAAGGCATTAAAGGCTCTTTGTTTAAAACATGGGAGACCCGGGTATACTCACAGTTGTCTGGACCTTCTTAAAAAAATAATTGGCATTGGAGTCAAAGTAGACGAAGCCGTTATTGGATCAACAAAGAGACTTGACCCTCATTATATATTGTCCAGATATCCTAATGGCGTTGGAGGTATTCCAAGAGATTATTATGATTTGAAACTTGTAGAGGAGATGGAAAAATGCTCAAAGATAATAATGAACTTTGTGGAATTGAACCTGTAA
- a CDS encoding nucleotidyltransferase domain-containing protein, whose translation MLKDNNELCGIEPVKKEWVDDLVAGIERGYGIHIQKAILFGSRAINEHITWSDYDICFISADFKGMKPWERMEIMLGEWHGERPLEPICYTPEEFNTLKISLIDEIKNNGRIIYGGF comes from the coding sequence ATGCTCAAAGATAATAATGAACTTTGTGGAATTGAACCTGTAAAAAAAGAATGGGTTGATGATTTAGTTGCTGGTATTGAAAGAGGTTATGGCATTCATATACAAAAGGCTATCCTTTTTGGCTCTCGCGCTATAAACGAACATATAACATGGAGCGATTACGATATCTGTTTTATATCTGCGGATTTTAAGGGGATGAAACCATGGGAAAGAATGGAAATAATGTTAGGGGAGTGGCATGGTGAAAGACCCCTCGAACCGATTTGTTATACCCCAGAAGAGTTTAATACACTAAAAATTTCTTTAATTGATGAAATCAAAAATAACGGCAGGATAATTTACGGAGGTTTTTGA
- the ilvN gene encoding acetolactate synthase small subunit, with translation MRHTISILVDNEFGVLSRIAGLFSGRGFNIESLCVAETIDPKVSRMTIVTTGDDQIIEQITKHLNKLINVIKVSDLTAEDHIERELAMIKVNVSEKDRAEVLSIVDIFRAKVVDVSPKTYTIEMTGDNEKVNAMVELLKPFGIKEIAKTGKIAIARSPKKP, from the coding sequence ATGCGTCATACAATATCCATTTTAGTTGACAATGAGTTCGGCGTATTGAGCAGGATTGCAGGGCTCTTTTCTGGCAGGGGATTTAATATTGAGAGTTTGTGCGTTGCAGAGACTATTGACCCGAAGGTTTCACGAATGACAATAGTAACAACAGGCGATGACCAGATAATAGAGCAGATAACAAAACATTTGAATAAACTCATAAATGTTATAAAGGTCTCTGACCTTACAGCCGAGGACCATATTGAGCGGGAACTTGCAATGATAAAGGTGAATGTGAGTGAAAAAGACAGGGCTGAAGTATTGAGCATAGTTGACATATTCAGGGCAAAGGTTGTTGATGTGAGTCCAAAGACATATACAATTGAGATGACAGGCGATAATGAAAAGGTAAATGCAATGGTTGAACTTTTAAAGCCGTTCGGCATAAAAGAGATTGCAAAGACAGGAAAGATTGCAATTGCGAGAAGCCCAAAAAAACCGTGA
- the ilvC gene encoding ketol-acid reductoisomerase → MKVYYDKDASLEIIRKRKVAVIGYGSQGHAHSQNLKESGVDVVVGLRKDGGSWKKAEGAGLKVLEVAAAVKQADVVMILVPDELQGDLYKNEIAPNLKKGAYLAFAHGFNIHFGQIVPDASINVFMAAPKGPGHLVRHEYTKGNGVPMLIAVHQDPSKDTKDVALSYASAIGGGRAGIIETTFRDETETDLFGEQAVLCGGTTALIMAGYETLVEAGYPEEMAYFECLHELKLIVDLIYEGGISNMRYSISNTAQYGDLTRGPRIITEETKKEMKKILSEIQSGAFAKEWMLENRVNKPVFTALTKKGQNHPVEKVGENLRAMMPWLKKGKIVDKSKN, encoded by the coding sequence ATGAAGGTTTATTATGACAAGGATGCAAGTTTGGAGATTATCAGAAAGAGGAAGGTTGCTGTTATAGGCTACGGCAGTCAGGGGCATGCACATTCACAGAATTTAAAAGAAAGCGGTGTTGATGTGGTTGTGGGTCTTAGAAAGGACGGCGGCTCGTGGAAGAAGGCGGAGGGCGCGGGTCTCAAGGTTTTGGAGGTTGCCGCTGCCGTGAAACAGGCGGATGTGGTGATGATTCTCGTGCCGGATGAATTGCAAGGCGATTTGTATAAAAATGAGATTGCACCGAATCTTAAAAAAGGGGCATATCTTGCATTTGCACATGGCTTCAATATACACTTTGGGCAGATTGTGCCTGATGCCAGTATAAATGTATTTATGGCTGCACCTAAAGGACCTGGGCACCTTGTCCGACATGAATATACAAAAGGCAATGGTGTGCCAATGCTTATTGCAGTGCATCAAGACCCATCTAAAGATACAAAAGATGTAGCCCTTTCTTATGCCTCTGCAATCGGCGGCGGCAGGGCAGGTATAATTGAAACTACATTCAGGGATGAGACAGAGACAGATTTATTCGGGGAGCAGGCGGTTTTGTGCGGCGGGACAACAGCGCTTATTATGGCAGGCTATGAAACCCTTGTTGAAGCAGGCTATCCAGAGGAGATGGCATATTTTGAATGCCTGCACGAACTAAAACTGATTGTGGACTTGATATATGAAGGCGGTATATCCAACATGAGATATTCAATAAGCAACACCGCCCAGTACGGTGATTTGACAAGAGGTCCCCGCATTATAACAGAAGAGACAAAGAAAGAGATGAAGAAGATATTGTCTGAAATCCAAAGCGGCGCATTTGCAAAAGAATGGATGCTGGAAAACAGGGTAAATAAGCCTGTGTTTACTGCACTTACAAAAAAAGGACAAAACCATCCTGTAGAAAAGGTGGGTGAAAATCTCCGCGCCATGATGCCGTGGTTGAAGAAGGGAAAGATAGTGGATAAGAGCAAGAACTGA
- a CDS encoding phosphatidylserine decarboxylase family protein — translation MRIPIASEGYPFILVSIVITIFFLWLGWRPFAYILILWTIFVIAFFRDPEREIPTNENAIVSPADGKVIIVDKVFEDRFLKSDAIKISIFMNVFNVHVNRNPVSGKVTGIFYNQGKFLSANLDKASLENEQNAVVVESLEGKKIVYVQIAGLIARRIVCYLKEGDTVEKGKRFGMIRFGSRLDVYLPPEYKIDVKVGDKVKAGSSILGYWQ, via the coding sequence ATGCGTATTCCAATCGCCAGTGAAGGTTACCCCTTTATACTGGTTTCAATTGTTATAACAATATTTTTTCTGTGGCTAGGATGGAGACCATTTGCCTACATCCTTATTTTATGGACAATATTTGTTATTGCATTTTTCAGGGACCCTGAAAGGGAAATACCGACTAATGAAAATGCAATTGTATCGCCTGCAGACGGCAAGGTAATAATTGTCGATAAGGTATTTGAAGACAGATTTCTTAAAAGCGATGCAATCAAAATCAGCATCTTTATGAATGTCTTCAATGTCCATGTAAACAGAAACCCTGTGTCAGGGAAAGTTACCGGCATTTTTTATAACCAAGGTAAATTCCTTTCTGCAAATCTTGACAAGGCTTCTCTGGAAAATGAACAAAATGCGGTTGTTGTAGAATCTTTAGAAGGTAAAAAAATTGTATATGTTCAGATTGCAGGACTTATTGCAAGAAGGATTGTCTGCTATTTAAAAGAGGGTGATACAGTTGAAAAAGGCAAAAGATTTGGCATGATAAGATTTGGCTCAAGACTGGATGTATATCTTCCGCCTGAATATAAAATAGATGTAAAGGTTGGCGATAAAGTGAAAGCAGGGAGTTCAATATTAGGCTATTGGCAATAG